A genomic window from Lycium barbarum isolate Lr01 chromosome 4, ASM1917538v2, whole genome shotgun sequence includes:
- the LOC132636036 gene encoding pentatricopeptide repeat-containing protein At1g80270, mitochondrial-like, with amino-acid sequence MWAIRRASSSFKKQVFVTGRSRICYATSEISSDGRKGASNVISDRPLTFRGFQTSHGFQRLFMESRSFSSQAGTKSSGEENSDSEDGFSELESSTATEAIQEANKVDESVSEQELSEEDLDGEAPQELELSDTESEVSKRKSSRKRVSSALYNAIVAAPALSVSKILDKWVEGNDVTRAEVAEAMLNLRRRRMYGRALQLSEWLESKKQLLFTDRDYASRVDLIAKVRGLKKAEDYIGMIPKSFRGEVIYRTLLANCVAEGDLKKSEQIFNKMKDLELPLTCFTCNQLLLLYKRTDKKKIADVLLLMEKENVKLSLFTYKTLIDAKGQVNDISGMEQIVETMKAEGIEPDINVKSILAKHYLSGGLNEKAENVLKEMEGGDINENRWACRSLLPLYAALGRADEVSRIWQVCESNPRLDECVAAVEAWGKLHNIEEAEAVFDKMAAKWPTISSKHYSVLLRIYANHKMLSKGKDLVKHMAESGCRIGPLTWDALVRLYVEAGEVEKADSILHKAAEQNRLRPMINSYLVIMEQYARRGDVHNTEKMLHRMKQAGYVSRISQYQCLIRAYVNAKAPCYGIAERMKADNVFPNKGLANMMAQVDAFKKSAVSDLLD; translated from the exons GAAACAAGTGTTTGTGACCGGGCGCTCTCGAATTTGTTATGCCACTTCAGAAATTTCCAGTGATGGGCGTAAAGGGGCTTCCAATGTAATATCAGATAGACCTCTTACATTTAGAGGATTCCAAACATCTcatggttttcaaagattattCATGGAAAGCCGAAGTTTCTCTTCGCAAGCTGGCACAAAGAGCAGCGGAGAGGAAAATAGTGATTCAGAAGATGGATTTTCAGAGCTTGAATCTTCTACTGCAACTGAAGCAATTCAAGAAGCCAACAAAGTGGACGAGTCAGTCTCTGAGCAAGAGCTCTCTGAAGAGGATCTTGATGGTGAAGCACCTCAGGAATTAGAGCTGTCTGATACGGAGAGTGAAGTTAGCAAACGGAAATCTTCAAGGAAAAGAGTTTCTTCTGCATTATACAATGCTATTGTGGCTGCACCAGCTTTATCTGTTAGTAAAATTTTGGATAAATGGGTTGAAGGAAATGACGTGACACGGGCAGAAGTAGCAGAAGCGATGCTTAATCTTCGTAGAAGGCGCATGTACGGGAGGGCACTGCAG CTCTCTGAGTGGTTGGAGTCAAAAAAGCAGCTCCTTTTTACTGACAGAGACTATGCTTCTCGTGTTGATTTAATTGCCAAAGTCCGGGGTCTAAAGAAGGCAGAAGATTATATTGGGATGATACCAAAGTCTTTCAGAGGTGAAGTTATTTATCGCACTTTATTGGCCAATTGCGTCGCCGAAGGTGATCTGAAGAAATCTGAGCAGATTTTTAACAAAATGAAGGACCTTGAACTCCCATTAACTTGCTTTACTTGCAATCAGTTGCTCCTTCTATATAAGAGGACTGATAAAAAGAAGATTGCCGACGTTCTCTTGCTAATGGAGAAGGAAAATGTGAAGCTATCCCTTTTTACTTACAAAACATTGATAGATGCTAAGGGGCAAGTCAACGACATATCTGGAATGGAGCAAATTGTTGAGACCATGAAGGCTGAAGGGATAGAACCTGATATCAACGTAAAGAGCATCTTGGCAAAGCATTATCTCTCGGGTGGTCTCAATGAGAAGGCCGAGAATGTACTAAAAGAGATGGAAGGAGGTGATATAAATGAAAATCGCTGGGCATGTCGTAGTTTGCTTCCTCTTTATGCAGCTCTTGGAAGGGCCGACGAAGTTAGTAGAATCTGGCAAGTTTGTGAGTCTAATCCTCGGCTTGATGAATGTGTGGCTGCTGTTGAAGCTTGGGGGAAACTGCATAACATTGAGGAGGCAGAAGCAGTCTTTGATAAGATGGCAGCAAAATGGCCAACAATCTCATCGAAGCATTATTCTGTTTTATTGAGAATTTATGCAAATCATAAGATGTTGTCCAAAGGAAAGGACCTTGTGAAGCATATGGCTGAGAGTGGTTGCCGAATTGGGCCATTGACTTGGGATGCCCTAGTCAGACTTTATGTTGAAGCTGGAGAAGTGGAAAAAGCGGATTCAATATTGCATAAAGCTGCAGAGCAGAATCGCTTGAGGCCAATGATTAATTCTTATTTGGTCATTATGGAACAATATGCAAGGAGAGGTGATGTTCATAATACCGAGAAAATGTTGCACAGAATGAAACAAGCTGGATATGTTTCCCGAATTTCCCAGTACCAGTGCCTTATTCGGGCCTATGTAAATGCCAAAGCTCCTTGTTATGGTATTGCTGAGAGAATGAAGGCAGATAATGTATTCCCAAATAAAGGATTGGCAAACATGATGGCTCAGGTTGATGCATTCAAGAAGTCTGCTGTGTCTGACTTGTTGGATTGA
- the LOC132637507 gene encoding secreted RxLR effector protein 78-like, whose protein sequence is MVHLLPHLISQNQASFVRGRSIIENILLTQEIITNIRLRTKKRNQVVLNVVMKLDMTKAYDRLSWIFLTKVMRKMGFCEMFISFIYELVGNNWYSVLINGQPHGFFHSTRGVKQGDPLSPTLFNIAAEVLSRALNSLHNNLWFTGFGLPK, encoded by the coding sequence ATGGTTCACCTACTGCCTCATTTAATTTCTCAGAATCAAGCAAGTTTTGTGAGGGGAAGGAGTATAATAGAGAATATCTTGTTGACACAGGAGATTATTACTAATATTAGACTCAGAACCAAGAAAAGGAATCAGGTTGTGCTTAATGTAGTGATGAAACTTGACATGACAAAAGCCTATGATAGGCTGTCATGGATATTTCTCACAAAAGTGATGAGGAAAATGGGATTTTGTGAGATGTTCATAAGTTTCATATATGAACTAGTTGGGAATAACTGGTATTCTGTGCTTATCAATGGCCAAccacatggtttctttcattcaacTAGGGGTGTTAAGCAGGGTGACCCTTTGTCTCCTACACTATTCAACATAGCAGCTGAAGTTCTGTCAAGGGCCTTAAATTCATTGCATAATAACTTATGGTTTACTGGTTTTGGCTTACCTAAGTAG